The Castanea sativa cultivar Marrone di Chiusa Pesio chromosome 11, ASM4071231v1 genome contains a region encoding:
- the LOC142616180 gene encoding exopolygalacturonase, which produces MGLKLTFGWVCLLILSLSVCITEAQGQTKDFNVKNYGAIADGKTDNSKAFLKAWKEACEWTGRARVWIPMGTYRVNSAKFEGPCKGPIAFVIKGYLKAPTEPSLFITENWINFRYVNNLTVSGGGVLDGQGKEAWAYNDCNKNPNCPSLPTTMRFDFVTNAWVHHLRSINSKNTHIVVFGCVDVRITTTRISAPADSPNTDGIKMANSRGIKIQQTTIRTGDDCIAMLAGTSQVRIFNVTCGPGHGISIGSLGKDGDKNDLFDIKVRNCSFHNTSDGIRIKTWASPGIGKVSSLIYEDIFMNQVGNPIIIDQEYCPYPPCKTQPSRVQISNVTYRNIWGNSGSKVAVTFRCSQSRPCRDLVMENINLHYHGRDGEGSTAICNNVKGESLGPQNPASCI; this is translated from the exons atggGTTTGAAACTTACTTTTGGTTGGGTTTGTTTGTTAATATTATCTTTGTCTGTATGTATTACTGAAGCTCAAGGCCAAACCAAGGATTTTAACGTGAAGAACTATGGTGCCATTGCTGATGGAAAGACCGACAACAGTAAG GCATTTCTTAAGGCATGGAAGGAAGCATGTGAATGGACAGGTAGGGCTAGGGTTTGGATCCCCATGGGAACATACAGGGTGAACTCAGCAAAATTTGAGGGTCCATGCAAGGGTCCAATAGCCTTTGTGATTAAGGGGTATCTCAAGGCTCCTACTGAACCATCCCTGTTTATCACCGAGAACTGGATCAATTTTCGATATGTTAACAATTTGACAGTGAGTGGTGGTGGCGTCTTGGATGGTCAGGGAAAGGAGGCTTGGGCTTACAATGACTGCAACAAGAATCCCAATTGTCCCTCTTTACCAACG ACAATGAGATTTGATTTTGTGACCAATGCATGGGTTCATCACTTGAGATCAATCAACAGCAAGAACACCCATATTGTGGTTTTCGGATGTGTGGACGTAAGAATCACTACCACTAGAATATCAGCCCCTGCTGACAGCCCCAACACGGATGGGATAAAAATGGCAAATTCTAGGGGCATCAAAATCCAACAAACAACGATTCGTACTGGTGATGATTGTATAGCCATGCTAGCCGGAACCAGTCAAGTACGTATTTTTAATGTTACTTGTGGACCTGGGCATGGAATTAGTATTGGGAGCCTTGGCAAAGATGGAGATAAAAATGATTTGTTTGATATAAAGGTAAGAAACTGCTCATTTCACAATACTTCTGATGGCATAAGAATCAAAACTTGGGCTTCTCCTGGAATTGGTAAGGTTTCCAGCTTGATATATGAAGACATTTTCATGAATCAAGTTGGCAATCCCATCATTATAGATCAAGAATATTGCCCGTACCCTCCTTGCAAAACACAG CCCTCTCGTGTTCAAATTAGTAATGTCACATACAGAAACATCTGGGGAAATTCAGGTTCGAAAGTTGCAGTAACTTTCCGATGCAGCCAAAGCAGACCATGCAGAGACCTAGTGATGGAGAACATCAATTTGCATTATCATGGCCGTGATGGAGAGGGCTCTACTGCTATTTGCAATAATGTCAAAGGCGAATCTCTTGGTCCTCAAAATCCTGCATCGTGCATATAA